The following are from one region of the Primulina eburnea isolate SZY01 chromosome 17, ASM2296580v1, whole genome shotgun sequence genome:
- the LOC140818539 gene encoding anthocyanidin 3-O-glucosyltransferase 2-like: protein MKTELVIIPSPGLSHLASTVEAAKILLRRDNRLSITLLIMKYPKDEFVDSYTQKISSDSNSTSTAFSLRIINLPNIETPASDTLLFDIIYIQIPNVRKVLSELVQQSSARIAGIVVDMFCTRFVDVADEFGLPSYIFYTSSASSFGLFRHLTSLKFEHNQELTQYNKSDAELSVPCLSIKVPAKVLPPGAVTDGPFTEGVFDCFKRFARVKGVLINTFYELESYAIQSLSNGNSPKLYPIGPILNLTHQVGTSKSQPDDDEIKKWLDLQPESSVLFLCFGSRGTFEVPQVKEIAVALERCGHRFLWSVRKPPPAVMGRPLPTDYEDFDDILPEGFLERIKGRGKLIGWAPQMEVLSHPSVGGFVSHCGWNSTLESIWCGVPVATFPLYAEQQLNAFQLVKELGMAEAIRIDYRKDSEAEVVGSEEIEAAIRRLMYVEGSSRVREKVREMQKESRLAVEEGGSSYTAQISFIEDIINHFG from the coding sequence ATGAAAACCGAACTAGTGATCATCCCCTCGCCGGGGCTGAGCCACCTCGCCTCCACCGTGGAGGCGGCGAAGATTCTCCTCCGGAGAGACAATCGTCTCTCTATCACCTTACTCATCATGAAGTACCCCAAGGATGAATTCGTCGACTCTTACACCCAAAAAATCTCTTCAGACAGCAACTCCACCTCCACCGCCTTCTCTTTACGCATAATCAATCTCCCGAATATAGAAACCCCCGCATCAGACACTTTATTATTCGATATAATTTATATCCAAATCCCCAACGTAAGAAAGGTGTTGTCCGAGCTCGTCCAACAATCCTCGGCTCGAATCGCAGGAATTGTTGTGGACATGTTCTGCACCAGATTCGTCGATGTTGCTGATGAATTTGGCCTCCCATCTTACATCTTTTACACTTCCAGCGCTTCTTCTTTTGGCCTGTTTCGCCATCTAACATCCCTTAAATTCGAACACAACCAAGAACTCACTCAGTACAACAAATCCGACGCAGAGTTATCTGTACCTTGTCTATCCATTAAAGTTCCCGCTAAGGTCTTGCCTCCTGGAGCGGTGACAGACGGTCCCTTCACGGAGGGCGTGTTCGATTGTTTCAAAAGATTTGCAAGGGTTAAAGGTGTTTTGATCAACACATTTTATGAGCTTGAATCTTATGCTATTCAATCTTTATCAAATGGGAATTCACCAAAACTTTACCCCATTGGACCTATACTGAATTTAACCCATCAAGTTGGAACCTCAAAAAGCCAGCCCGACGATGACGAGATCAAGAAATGGCTCGATCTTCAACCCGAATCGTCTGTACTATTCTTGTGCTTTGGAAGTAGAGGGACTTTCGAGGTGCCACAAGTGAAGGAGATAGCAGTTGCATTGGAGAGATGCGGGCACCGTTTCCTGTGGTCTGTAAGGAAGCCACCGCCGGCAGTGATGGGGCGGCCTCTTCCGACAGATTACGAAGATTTCGATGATATATTGCCGGAAGGATTCTTGGAGAGGATTAAAGGGAGAGGTAAGTTGATAGGATGGGCGCCGCAGATGGAGGTGCTGTCACATCCCTCAGTGGGCGGATTCGTGTCGCATTGCGGCTGGAATTCGACGTTGGAGAGTATATGGTGTGGGGTTCCGGTTGCGACGTTCCCATTGTACGCAGAGCAACAGCTGAATGCGTTTCAGCTAGTGAAGGAGTTAGGTATGGCGGAGGCGATCAGGATAGACTACAGGAAGGATTCTGAGGCAGAGGTTGTGGGTTCGGAGGAGATCGAGGCGGCGATACGGCGGCTGATGTATGTTGAAGGGAGCAGTAGAGTGAGGGAGAAGGTTAGGGAAATGCAGAAGGAAAGCAGATTGGCTGTGGAAGAAGGTGGATCTTCCTATACTGCTCAGATTAGCTTCATTGAGGATATAATCAACCACTTTGGTTGA
- the LOC140818517 gene encoding glutathione S-transferase T3-like: MASNARTASYSYQEDIHLCHVYLDISQDPIIGINQSRNQFWSRVEQSYNSSRAPDMTEVRNKRSVQSRMGLILAAISKLKACIQQVEQLHPSGASDMDIIIRAKELMKQDSNFKKGFKFDHVWSIMKDMEKFAASSNHSRSTIQRGIEFFDSQQSDTQATDSPKSASPGLSPFEINLSDENIGGTSSQRPLGVKKAKLKKKKDEYMSQTIESMRLGQEKILEIIQTGNAYREHNKELQIKRMQQTERKLEQNETKIEQNRQMLDLTRFQEENKILVIDLNSIQDPSLRENFRAEQSRILSEREERKRARDSLDYGKYFGDIGGSGSSLPPF, translated from the exons ATGGCTTCGAATGCACGAACTGCTTCTTATTCATATCAAGAAGACATACACCTTTGTCATGTTTATCTTGACATTTCCCAAGATCCTATCATAGGCATAAACCAATCTCGAAATCAATTTTGGAGTCGTGTCGAGCAAAGCTACAACAGTTCCAGAGCACCCGACATGACTGAAGTTCGTAACAAAAGATCTGTGCAATCTCGTATGGGCTTAATATTGGCGGCGATTAGTAAATTAAAAGCATGCATCCAACAAGTTGAACAACTCCATCCAAGCGGTGCTTCAGATATGGATATT ATAATTCGTGCGAAAGAGTTAATGAAACAGGATTCTAATTTCAAGAAAGGTTTTAAGTTTGATCATGTATGGTCTATTATGAAAGATATGGAGAAATTTGCAGCTTCGTCAAATCATTCAAGGTCAACAATTCAAAGAGGTATTGAATTTTTCGACTCTCAACAATCGGACACACAAGCAACGGATTCCCCCAAATCAGCGTCCCCTGGATTATcaccatttgagattaatttaagtgatgaaaatattggTGGTACTTCGTCACAGCGGCCACTTGGAGTGAAAAAAgcaaaattaaaaaagaaaaaagatgaaTATATGTCACAGACAATTGAATCAATGCGATTAGGACAAGAAAAAATTCTGGAAATAATCCAAACTGGAAATGCTTATCGTGAACATAACAAAGAATTACAGATAAAACGTATGCaacaaactgaacgaaaatTGGAACAAAATGAAACAAAAATAGAACAAAATCGACAAATGTTGGATTTGACTAGGTttcaagaagaaaacaaaattttggtAATCGATCTCAACTCAATTCAAGATCCATCTTTGCGTGAAAATTTTAGGGCCGAACAGTCAAGAATTTTGAGTGAGAGGGAAGAAAGGAAACGTGCACGTGATAGTCTCGACTATGGAAAATATTTTGGAGACATTGGAGGATCTGGATCCAGCTTACCTCCGTTTTAA
- the LOC140817805 gene encoding uncharacterized protein produces MNYQNFHFFNSASSSSSDEFDSHVQDQFESINETENLLGSLATNNTILAASYAEQHEVEVKHGGSIPGHIVIPRDRELADRNLFNDYFADNPRYNEAMFRRRFRMSRGLFFRIVEAVKNHDRYFIQRVDGLGRLGLSTNQKITAAMRMLAYGTPADAADEYIKIGESTTIQCLQRFCRDIVEVFAERYLRSPTSIDIDRLLHIGEKRGFPGMLGSLDCMHWRWKNCPTAWAGQYAGRSGSPTIILEAVADYDLWIWHAFFGMPGSNNDINVLEASNLFSNLAQGIAPPANYFIGGKEYHQGYYLADGIYPKWSTLVQTIHDPRGPKKKYFAMKQESCRKDVERAFGVLQSRFAIVASPARAWQKKHLQDIMTACIIMHNMIIEDERDLDTPIEDALEAPTPNVEMITDQNIRFQEFLARYKNIRDREAHFALRDALIDHLWDLYSNSVN; encoded by the coding sequence ATGaattatcaaaattttcattttttcaatTCAGCATCATCTAGCTCATCTGATGAATTTGATTCACATGTTCAAGATCAATTTGAGTCCATCAACGAAACAGAAAATTTATTGGGGAGTCTAGCAACCAATAACACAATTTTAGCGGCTTCATATGCTGAGCAACATGAAGTTGAAGTCAAACATGGAGGGTCGATTCCCGGTCATATCGTAATTCCGCGTGATCGAGAATTGGCGGATCGTAATCTTTTCAACGATTATTTTGCTGATAATCCAAGATACAATGAAGCAATGTTTCGAAGACGTTTTCGAATGTCACGAGGCCTTTTTTTTCGTATTGTTGAGGCTGTAAAGAATCATGATCGTTATTTCATACAACGAGTAGATGGTCTTGGTCGGCTGGGACTCTCTACTAATCAAAAAATTACTGCTGCAATGCGGATGTTGGCATACGGTACACCAGCGGATGCTGCTGATGAATATATTAAGATAGGAGAATCAACTACAATTCAATGCCTTCAACGTTTTTGTCGGGATATTGTAGAGGTGTTTGCAGAGCGATACCTAAGGTCACCTACCTCCATTGATATTGATAGACTACTGCATATTGGTGAAAAACGTGGATTTCCTGGAATGTTGGGAAGCTTGGACTGTATGCATTGGAGATGGAAAAATTGCCCAACAGCATGGGCAGGACAATACGCGGGTCGTAGTGGTTCTCCGACCATTATTTTGGAAGCGGTTGCTGATTATGATCTTTGGATATGGCATGCATTTTTTGGTATGCCAGGATCTAACAATGACATCAACGTTCTTGAGGCATCAAATCTTTTTTCAAATCTTGCGCAAGGTATCGCTCCTCCAGCAAATTACTTTATTGGTGGAAAAGAGTATCATCAAGGATATTACTTAGCCGATGGTATATATCCTAAATGGTCAACTCTTGTGCAAACAATTCATGATCCACGCGgtcccaaaaaaaaatattttgcaatGAAACAAGAGTCATGTAGGAAAGATGTCGAACGCGCATTTGGAGTACTTCAATCACGATTTGCAATTGTAGCATCTCCAGCACGTGCTTGGCAGAAAAAACACTTGCAAGATATAATGACTGCATGCATTATAATGCACAATATGATTATCGAAGATGAGCGTGACTTGGATACACCAATCGAAGATGCGTTGGAAGCACCAACTCCAAATGTGGAAATGATTACGGATCAAAATATAAGATTTCAAGAATTTCTTGCTCGGTATAAAAACATAAGGGACAGAGAGGCTCACTTCGCACTACGAGATGCACTAATCGACCATTTATGGGATTTATATAGTAATTCCGTTAATTAA
- the LOC140818274 gene encoding glucan endo-1,3-beta-glucosidase 5-like translates to MKVNGFDKVKLFEADPWAMQALGRSGIQVMVGIPNEMLASLASSVRVAEEWVSQNVSYFLSQKGVDIRYVAVGNEPFLKTYQNKFTQVTLPALQNIQAALIKAGLGRDVKATVPLNADVYETETGLPSGGNFRADIHTLMVSLVKFLSQNGAPLTINIYPFLSLQADPHFPVEYAFFDGSASPLLDGSIAYTNVFEANYDTLVSALEKNGFSSIPIIIGEIGWPSDGDPNANPQMARRFYRGLLNRINQGQGTPKRSTPPDIYLFALTDEDAKSIDPGKFERHWGIFYFDGTIKYPLDLGNGRNLTAAKGVRYLARQWCIMAPDADILDPNLPEKLNFACTYADCTSLGFGSSCGGLDARSNASHAFNAYYQRFNQQKGSCEQFGSLSVVTKIDPGIRDPSCRYEIMIDTGKHELVNNPGTSSGHVMIRGSVVAWWLFMLFLVCL, encoded by the exons ATGAAAGTAAACGGATTCGACAAAGTGAAGCTGTTCGAAGCCGACCCCTGGGCTATGCAGGCACTAGGCAGGTCGGGGATCCAAGTCATGGTTGGGATCCCTAACGAAATGTTAGCGTCGTTAGCGAGTAGCGTTCGAGTTGCTGAAGAATGGGTGTCGCAAAATGTTTCCTATTTTTTGTCCCAAAAGGGGGTGGACATAAG ATATGTTGCTGTTGGAAACGAACCATTTCTCAAGACATACCAAAACAAATTCACACAGGTAACACTTCCAGCCCTACAAAACATCCAAGCAGCCCTGATCAAGGCAGGTCTAGGCCGGGACGTAAAAGCCACCGTCCCGCTCAACGCTGATGTCTACGAAACTGAAACAGGCCTGCCCTCAGGCGGCAACTTCCGTGCTGATATCCACACCCTAATGGTTTCCTTGGTCAAGTTCCTAAGCCAAAATGGGGCCCCCCTTACAATCAACATCTACCCTTTTCTCAGTCTGCAAGCGGACCCTCATTTTCCTGTCGAATACGCCTTCTTCGATGGCTCTGCCTCTCCTCTACtggatggatccatcgcctacACCAACGTGTTCGAAGCAAACTACGACACACTCGTTTCGGCCCTGGAGAAAAACgggttttcttccattccaATCATCATAGGCGAGATAGGTTGGCCATCAGACGGGGACCCGAACGCAAACCCGCAGATGGCGCGAAGATTTTACCGTGGTTTACTTAACCGAATAAACCAGGGCCAAGGGACGCCTAAACGCAGCACCCCGCCTGATATTTACCTGTTTGCTTTAACAGATGAAGATGCAAAGAGTATCGATCCTGGAAAGTTTGAAAGACACTGGGGTATTTTTTATTTCGACGGGACCATAAAGTATCCCCTGGATTTAGGCAATGGAAGGAATCTCACAGCGGCAAAAGGTGTTCGATATCTGGCGAGACAGTGGTGCATTATGGCGCCTGATGCGGACATCCTGGACCCCAATCTTCCAGAGAAATTGAATTTCGCGTGCACGTATGCAGATTGCACTAGCCTTGGATTCGGGTCATCTTGCGGGGGTTTGGATGCTAGAAGCAACGCGTCGCATGCGTTTAATGCCTACTACCAGAGATTTAATCAGCAGAAAGGGTCGTGCGAGCAGTTCGGTTCTTTGTCTGTTGTTACAAAGATTGATCCTGGAATTAGGGACCCTTCTTGCAGGTACGAGATAATGATTGATACTGGAAAACATGAGCTCGTTAATAATCCAGGGACATCATCGGGCCATGTGATGATTCGTGGTTCGGTTGTTGCTTGGTGGTTGTTTATGTTGTTTTTGGTTTGCTTGtaa